One genomic window of Azospirillum thermophilum includes the following:
- the glgX gene encoding glycogen debranching protein GlgX: MKKFPAAPQVSRRSRIREGLPYPLGATWDGLGVNFALFSANATKVELCLFDQEGRRELERIELPEYTDEVWHGYLPDARPGTVYGYRVHGPYEPRAGHRFNPNKLLLDPYAKHLIGPLRWSDAHFGYRVGSPRGDLSFDRRDSAPGMPKCVVVDPAFTWGSDRHPAIPWERTIIYETHVRGYTMRHPAVPPQHRGSFAGLAQQEVVDYIRSLGVTAVELLPVHAFIDDRYLLEKGLRNYWGYNSISFFAPDPRYLGTSRISEFKEMVARFHEAGIEVILDVVYNHTAEGNEMGPTLSFKGIDNASYYRLAPDPRYYINDTGTGNTLNLSHPRVLQMVNDSLRYWVTEMHVDGFRFDLATILGREPHGFDQGGGFLDSCRQDPVLSRVKLIAEPWDCGPGGYQVGGFPPGWAEWNDKFRDTVRAYWKGDEGKLPEMAARLTASGDLFNKRGRKPWASVNFVTAHDGFTLNDLVSYNDKHNEANGEDNRDGHSHNISWNHGAEGPTDDAEIRALRLRQMRNLLGTLLLSQGTPMILAGDEFARTQHGNNNAYCQDNEISWIDWEDIGEDGHALTEFVRRVIALRQSHALLRRGRFLTGVYNPDLDVKDVTWVTPAGTEKTTEQWQDPMARCLGMLMDGRAQATGIKRVAGDATLLLIINAHHDVVPFKLPEVAGGSQWICLLDTGEPERLEVSTARSGDDVPVNGRTLMLFELMPDRRADTALRAAARAIRDTAQAVPAEALARPEPAVPADALGEPAEVEPVGAGPADPVGTQEDMPAQSDAESPAE; the protein is encoded by the coding sequence TTGAAGAAGTTTCCCGCCGCCCCGCAGGTTTCCCGCCGGTCCCGGATCCGGGAAGGCCTGCCCTACCCGCTCGGCGCCACCTGGGACGGGTTGGGCGTCAATTTCGCGCTGTTCTCGGCCAATGCCACCAAGGTGGAGCTGTGCCTGTTCGACCAGGAAGGCCGCCGCGAGCTGGAGCGGATCGAGCTTCCGGAATACACCGACGAGGTGTGGCACGGCTATCTGCCCGACGCCCGGCCGGGCACCGTCTACGGCTACCGCGTCCATGGCCCCTACGAACCGCGGGCCGGCCACCGCTTCAACCCGAACAAGCTGCTGCTCGACCCCTACGCCAAGCACCTGATCGGCCCGCTGCGCTGGTCGGACGCCCATTTCGGCTATCGCGTCGGCTCGCCGCGCGGCGACCTGTCCTTCGACCGGCGCGACAGCGCGCCCGGCATGCCGAAATGCGTGGTGGTCGACCCCGCCTTCACCTGGGGCAGCGACCGCCACCCGGCGATCCCGTGGGAACGGACGATCATCTACGAGACGCATGTCCGCGGCTACACCATGCGCCACCCGGCGGTGCCGCCGCAGCATCGCGGCTCCTTCGCCGGGCTGGCTCAGCAGGAGGTGGTGGACTACATCCGTTCGCTGGGCGTCACGGCGGTGGAACTGCTGCCGGTCCATGCCTTCATCGACGACCGCTATCTTCTGGAGAAGGGGCTGCGCAACTACTGGGGCTACAACTCCATTTCCTTCTTCGCGCCGGACCCGCGCTATCTCGGCACCAGCCGGATCTCCGAGTTCAAGGAGATGGTCGCCCGCTTCCACGAGGCGGGGATCGAGGTGATCCTGGACGTGGTCTACAACCACACCGCCGAAGGCAACGAGATGGGGCCGACCCTCAGCTTCAAGGGGATCGACAACGCCTCCTACTACCGGCTGGCGCCGGACCCGCGCTACTACATCAACGACACCGGAACCGGGAACACGCTGAACCTCAGCCACCCGCGCGTGCTGCAGATGGTCAACGACAGCCTGCGCTACTGGGTGACCGAGATGCATGTCGACGGCTTCCGCTTCGACCTCGCCACCATCCTCGGACGCGAGCCGCACGGCTTCGACCAGGGCGGCGGCTTCCTCGACAGTTGCCGGCAGGATCCGGTGCTGTCCCGCGTCAAGCTGATCGCCGAGCCGTGGGACTGCGGCCCCGGCGGCTATCAGGTCGGCGGCTTCCCGCCGGGCTGGGCGGAGTGGAACGACAAGTTCCGCGACACCGTCCGCGCCTATTGGAAGGGCGACGAGGGCAAGCTGCCCGAAATGGCGGCCCGCCTGACCGCCTCGGGCGACCTGTTCAACAAGCGCGGGCGCAAGCCCTGGGCCAGCGTCAACTTCGTCACAGCCCATGACGGCTTCACGCTGAACGACCTCGTCTCCTACAACGACAAGCACAACGAGGCGAACGGCGAGGACAACCGCGACGGCCATTCCCACAACATCTCGTGGAACCACGGCGCCGAGGGGCCGACCGACGACGCGGAGATCCGGGCGCTGCGCCTGCGCCAGATGCGCAACCTGCTGGGCACGCTGCTGCTGTCGCAGGGCACGCCGATGATCCTGGCCGGCGACGAGTTCGCCCGCACCCAGCACGGCAACAACAACGCCTATTGCCAGGACAACGAGATCAGCTGGATCGACTGGGAGGACATCGGCGAGGACGGCCATGCGCTGACCGAGTTCGTCCGCCGCGTCATCGCGCTGCGCCAGAGCCATGCCCTGCTGCGCCGCGGCCGCTTCCTGACGGGGGTGTACAATCCCGACCTCGACGTGAAGGACGTCACCTGGGTCACCCCGGCCGGTACGGAGAAGACCACCGAGCAGTGGCAGGATCCGATGGCGCGCTGCCTCGGCATGCTGATGGACGGGCGGGCGCAGGCGACCGGGATCAAGCGGGTGGCCGGCGACGCCACGCTGCTGCTGATCATCAACGCCCACCACGACGTGGTGCCGTTCAAGCTGCCGGAGGTGGCGGGCGGCAGCCAGTGGATCTGCCTGCTCGACACCGGCGAGCCGGAACGGCTGGAGGTCTCCACCGCCCGCAGCGGCGACGACGTCCCGGTCAACGGCCGGACCCTGATGCTGTTCGAGCTGATGCCCGACCGCCGGGCCGACACCGCCCTGCGCGCCGCCGCCCGGGCGATTCGCGACACCGCCCAGGCGGTGCCGGCCGAGGCCCTGGCCAGGCCGGAACCCGCCGTCCCCGCCGACGCGCTCGGCGAACCGGCGGAGGTCGAGCCGGTGGGGGCCGGGCCGGCGGACCCCGTGGGGACGCAGGAGGACATGCCGGCGCAGAGCGATGCCGAGTCGCCGGCCGAGTGA
- a CDS encoding helix-turn-helix domain-containing protein: protein MNPTLLRPPDPAGIDGRTGGVRRRCSTPFVVQTLRFEAAMQHHDLLSRAVSTDREITLEALRVFTYLSRRLHFDRSVPVLQSELADALGMQRPNVNRAIKLLENKQILLRDSKLGRAITFRLNPGLEGGRA from the coding sequence ATGAACCCGACCCTGCTCCGGCCGCCGGACCCGGCCGGTATCGACGGTCGCACCGGTGGCGTCCGCCGGCGGTGTTCCACCCCTTTTGTCGTACAAACCTTGCGCTTCGAGGCCGCCATGCAGCATCATGACCTCCTCTCCAGGGCCGTGTCGACCGACCGCGAGATCACTCTGGAGGCCCTTCGCGTGTTCACCTACCTGAGCCGGCGGCTCCATTTCGATCGATCCGTTCCGGTGCTTCAGTCCGAACTGGCTGATGCGCTGGGCATGCAGCGGCCCAACGTGAACCGGGCCATCAAGCTGCTGGAGAACAAGCAGATCCTTCTGCGGGACTCCAAACTGGGTCGTGCGATCACGTTCCGGTTGAATCCGGGGCTGGAGGGCGGCCGGGCCTGA
- a CDS encoding helicase-related protein encodes MSDDLPNTRQPGTADETDRRAALRLVAAAVRGDGIEIDADSTPARYSVAVAHTVAIPGTDRNLKLRFRVAIGPLPDVEAELWGLMTAEEGFGRPQAKLLGKQVKAACLGSPAIDKAKARVDGWVASMAQRAASFGDAWRPKGFADELGRVAGFGGRIPRLQTLLDALEEAFSTAAARAGLKVRRERLEDASGLGVYLDSFATARAMLRRLRLFVGPTNSGKTHAAMDRLAEAESGCYLAPLRLLALEGQEALETRGRPCSLVTGEERDVRPGAAFTSSTIEMVNTSRIWGACVIDEIQMIGDPDRGWAWTQAVAGVAAPEIIMTGSADAIPYVKRLADAMGEELEVVEFTRKSPLRVQEERVPLAEVRRGDAVVAFSRKDVMALRRDLLARGHTVAVIYGALSPEVRRAEARRFREGTADVLVATDAIGMGLNLPVARVVLSTTRKFDGREERELTPSEIRQIGGRAGRFGMHEEGRVAVLEGESINPVRRALTSPPVPPEDPRSWISPNLTHVEAIARELDTDSLAKVLRTAGQELLRANQTFRMTDLEQRIQAAAAVDKAKLPLAERDMLARCPIDVRDQNNLRLLARWAINQGKGIPNAAPDEAERFRHHVGTDVELERAERAVKELTAYAWLAYRFPDAYPDMDLCQERRALLNAFIERTLAERSLARACPVCGTRLKANHRFRVCDSCYSGRIEQRRGGRRDGARRDGEAAVTSGAITSGAAKPGAGKQAPAPAEGHPHYHHPLPGKKRGKGGAGHRGRRTTAGTA; translated from the coding sequence ATGAGCGACGACCTCCCCAACACCCGCCAGCCCGGCACCGCGGACGAAACCGACCGGCGCGCCGCCCTGCGCCTCGTCGCCGCGGCGGTCAGGGGCGACGGGATCGAGATCGACGCCGACAGCACTCCCGCCCGCTATTCGGTCGCCGTCGCCCACACGGTCGCCATCCCCGGCACCGACCGCAACCTGAAGCTTCGCTTCCGCGTCGCCATCGGCCCGCTTCCCGACGTCGAGGCCGAGCTGTGGGGGCTGATGACCGCCGAGGAGGGCTTCGGCCGTCCGCAGGCCAAGCTGCTGGGCAAGCAGGTCAAGGCCGCCTGCCTGGGATCGCCGGCCATCGACAAGGCGAAGGCGCGGGTCGACGGCTGGGTCGCCTCGATGGCGCAGCGCGCCGCCAGCTTCGGCGATGCCTGGCGGCCGAAGGGCTTCGCCGACGAGCTGGGGCGCGTCGCCGGCTTCGGCGGGCGCATCCCGCGCCTGCAGACCCTGCTCGACGCGCTGGAGGAGGCCTTCTCCACCGCCGCGGCGCGTGCCGGCCTGAAGGTCCGGCGGGAACGGCTGGAGGACGCCTCCGGCCTCGGCGTCTATCTCGACAGCTTCGCCACCGCGCGCGCCATGCTGCGCCGGCTGCGGCTGTTCGTCGGCCCGACCAACTCGGGCAAGACCCACGCCGCCATGGACCGGCTGGCCGAGGCGGAGAGCGGCTGCTACCTCGCCCCGCTGCGCCTGCTGGCTCTGGAGGGGCAGGAGGCGCTGGAGACGCGCGGCCGTCCCTGCAGCCTCGTCACCGGCGAGGAGCGCGACGTGCGGCCGGGCGCCGCCTTCACCTCCTCCACCATCGAAATGGTCAACACCTCCCGCATCTGGGGCGCCTGCGTCATCGACGAGATCCAGATGATCGGCGACCCCGACCGCGGCTGGGCCTGGACCCAGGCGGTGGCCGGCGTGGCGGCGCCCGAGATCATCATGACCGGCTCGGCCGACGCCATCCCCTACGTCAAGCGTCTCGCCGACGCGATGGGCGAGGAGCTGGAGGTCGTCGAGTTCACCCGCAAGTCGCCGCTGCGCGTGCAGGAGGAGCGGGTGCCCCTGGCGGAGGTCCGGCGCGGCGACGCGGTGGTCGCCTTCTCGCGCAAGGACGTCATGGCGCTGCGCCGCGACCTGCTGGCGCGCGGCCACACCGTCGCGGTGATCTACGGCGCCCTGTCGCCGGAGGTCCGCCGCGCCGAGGCGCGCCGCTTCCGCGAGGGAACCGCCGACGTTCTGGTCGCCACCGACGCCATCGGCATGGGGCTGAACCTGCCGGTCGCCCGCGTCGTGCTGTCCACCACCCGCAAGTTCGACGGCCGGGAGGAGCGCGAGCTGACCCCGTCCGAGATCCGCCAGATCGGCGGGCGCGCCGGCCGCTTCGGCATGCATGAGGAAGGCCGCGTCGCGGTGCTGGAGGGCGAGAGCATCAACCCGGTGCGCCGGGCGCTGACCTCGCCGCCGGTGCCGCCGGAGGACCCGCGCTCCTGGATCAGCCCCAACCTGACCCATGTCGAGGCCATCGCCCGCGAGCTGGACACCGACAGCCTCGCCAAGGTGCTGCGGACGGCGGGGCAGGAGCTGCTGCGCGCCAACCAGACCTTCCGCATGACCGACCTGGAGCAGCGCATCCAGGCCGCCGCCGCGGTGGACAAGGCGAAGCTGCCGCTGGCCGAGCGCGACATGCTGGCGCGCTGCCCGATCGACGTGCGCGACCAGAACAACCTGCGCCTGCTGGCCCGCTGGGCGATCAACCAGGGCAAGGGCATTCCCAACGCCGCCCCCGACGAGGCGGAGCGCTTCCGCCACCATGTCGGCACCGACGTGGAGCTGGAGCGGGCGGAACGGGCGGTGAAGGAGCTGACGGCCTATGCCTGGCTGGCCTACCGCTTCCCCGACGCCTATCCCGACATGGATCTGTGCCAGGAACGCCGCGCCCTGCTGAACGCCTTCATCGAGCGGACCCTGGCGGAACGCTCGCTGGCGCGCGCCTGCCCGGTCTGCGGCACGCGGCTGAAGGCCAATCACCGCTTCCGCGTCTGCGATTCCTGCTACAGCGGCCGGATCGAGCAGCGCCGCGGCGGGCGGCGGGACGGTGCCCGCCGCGACGGCGAGGCTGCCGTCACGTCGGGGGCCATCACGTCGGGGGCCGCCAAGCCGGGGGCCGGGAAGCAGGCGCCCGCCCCGGCGGAGGGGCACCCGCACTACCATCATCCGCTGCCGGGCAAGAAGCGCGGCAAGGGCGGCGCCGGCCATCGCGGACGCCGCACGACGGCCGGCACGGCCTGA
- a CDS encoding WecB/TagA/CpsF family glycosyltransferase, whose protein sequence is MPTPREVFALIERMRCISSEAERRALVAELGAVERPTVLSFLNAHAVNLCMRSQEALGAFDRSDLLLRDGVGLRIIMPWLGLPAGFNMNGTDFIPLLLKSLPKRRVAVYGTATPWLERARAHLETVTPHVYADLQHGFHPVEHYVRQARRSRPDLILLAMGMPRQEAVAAELRAALDHPVLIVNGGAIVDFLAGRFRRAPENLQRAGFEWAFRLLQEPKRLFGRYVVGGFGFAATACRLRLAAPALPARRPRPAPLRPAARSAVRRSSGTAAPAPMHKEL, encoded by the coding sequence ATGCCGACTCCTCGTGAGGTCTTCGCACTGATCGAGCGGATGCGGTGCATTTCAAGCGAGGCCGAACGCCGCGCGCTGGTCGCGGAGCTCGGCGCCGTCGAGCGGCCGACCGTGCTGTCCTTCCTCAACGCGCATGCGGTCAACCTGTGCATGAGGTCGCAGGAGGCCCTCGGCGCGTTCGACCGGTCGGATCTGCTGCTGCGCGACGGCGTCGGGCTTCGCATCATCATGCCCTGGCTGGGTCTTCCGGCCGGCTTCAATATGAACGGCACCGATTTCATTCCGCTTCTGCTGAAAAGCCTGCCCAAGCGCCGGGTCGCCGTCTACGGCACCGCCACGCCGTGGCTGGAGCGCGCCCGCGCGCATCTGGAGACCGTGACGCCGCACGTCTACGCCGACCTGCAGCACGGCTTCCACCCGGTGGAGCATTACGTCCGACAGGCGCGGCGCAGCCGGCCCGACCTGATCCTGCTGGCGATGGGGATGCCGCGCCAGGAGGCGGTGGCGGCGGAGCTGCGGGCGGCGCTCGACCACCCCGTGCTGATCGTCAACGGCGGGGCGATCGTCGATTTCCTGGCCGGCCGCTTCAGGCGCGCGCCGGAGAACCTGCAGCGGGCCGGCTTCGAATGGGCGTTCCGCCTGCTGCAGGAGCCCAAGCGGCTGTTCGGCCGCTATGTCGTCGGCGGCTTCGGCTTCGCCGCCACCGCCTGCCGCCTCCGCCTGGCGGCCCCTGCCCTGCCCGCCCGGCGGCCCCGGCCGGCCCCCCTCCGCCCGGCCGCCCGCTCCGCCGTGCGCCGATCCTCCGGTACCGCCGCACCAGCGCCCATGCATAAGGAGCTTTGA
- a CDS encoding GumC family protein, whose product MENLPQINRGGPPAHAQTQVPGWPAVPGPTPRADYEGQAPAMGPDFRFILRVLAAHKLLIAVIVVALTATAAFGVSLLKDQYSSEALLLVDNRQVRVVRPEDQMLGSIPAEDSSILSEIEILKSTAVLSRAVEDLKLTGNPDFNPPAQPAPAEANQPFAARATAYLRDHARQIWGEDLPGPVAALLDHGDGMARDAVQREAYASTGIDGILDRIRRKLDVAIVGRSRVIQVRFTDKDPEMARDMVDTIVRRYMETRQQMDRDLSTSAVEWLKDRIDALRREVAEADRKVDETRFRAGLVKGGNNGLMATGELEQARLRLAEASANRARAVAQAEALERGARSSGSSIASPVVAQLRATVAAISTEMAQLSRQYGPKHPRIIELQARLNEANSALASETRREIDGVREAANVAIAQENALKAMIARLESSYQTMTEEAVPLRTLEAEAQAKRQLLDSLLGRLEEVQAQQDNRAFPTAVKLVSAPQVPRSPSGPFRALLLLAGFVASFAVAIFTVFGVELLQRRIRTPDAVRRILGVAGVHILPHHSTRGVHGRLYELFQRHPFSLFSESLRALFRNHLADLGPVGSIAVTSARPQDGKTSLSLAVAQVASQAGRRVVVVDTDFRRSRIDGLFNLSAKRGLSDWIAGEAALDEIVHSADDVPFDVVPAGRLMSETLDRFNVDCLVHLMAGLSPRYDLVVFDTAPALAVSDARIVCAAASRVLFVTRWGHTTASDLQAVADLGPIDHEKFVCVMTDVNLKKAASRGYQGPYSSYVATRKYYGGNRTLRATS is encoded by the coding sequence GTGGAAAACCTTCCCCAGATCAACCGTGGCGGTCCACCGGCCCACGCCCAGACCCAGGTTCCGGGCTGGCCGGCCGTTCCCGGTCCCACGCCGCGCGCCGATTACGAGGGGCAGGCCCCGGCGATGGGCCCTGACTTCCGTTTCATCCTGCGCGTGCTCGCCGCGCACAAGCTCCTGATCGCCGTCATCGTCGTGGCGCTGACGGCGACGGCGGCGTTCGGCGTGTCGCTGCTGAAGGACCAGTACAGCTCCGAAGCGCTCCTGCTGGTGGACAACCGGCAGGTCCGGGTGGTGCGGCCGGAAGACCAGATGCTGGGCTCCATCCCCGCCGAGGATTCCTCCATCCTCAGCGAGATCGAGATCCTGAAGTCCACCGCCGTGCTGTCCCGCGCGGTGGAGGACCTGAAGCTGACCGGCAATCCCGACTTCAACCCGCCGGCCCAGCCGGCGCCGGCCGAGGCGAACCAGCCCTTCGCGGCGCGCGCCACCGCCTATCTGCGGGACCATGCCCGGCAGATCTGGGGCGAGGACCTGCCCGGCCCGGTCGCCGCCCTGCTCGACCACGGCGACGGCATGGCGCGCGACGCCGTCCAGCGCGAGGCCTACGCCTCCACCGGCATCGACGGCATCCTCGACCGCATCCGGCGCAAACTGGACGTCGCCATCGTCGGCCGGTCGCGGGTGATCCAGGTGCGCTTCACCGACAAGGATCCGGAGATGGCGCGCGACATGGTCGACACCATCGTCCGCCGCTACATGGAAACCCGCCAGCAGATGGACCGCGACCTGTCGACCAGCGCGGTGGAATGGCTGAAGGACCGCATCGACGCCCTGCGCAGGGAGGTCGCCGAGGCCGACCGCAAGGTCGACGAGACCCGCTTCCGCGCCGGGCTGGTCAAGGGCGGCAACAACGGGCTGATGGCGACCGGCGAGCTGGAGCAGGCCCGCCTGCGGCTGGCCGAGGCGTCGGCCAACCGCGCCCGCGCCGTCGCCCAGGCCGAGGCGCTGGAGCGCGGCGCCCGGTCCAGCGGCAGCAGCATCGCCTCGCCGGTGGTGGCCCAGCTCCGCGCCACCGTCGCGGCGATCTCCACCGAGATGGCGCAGCTTTCCCGCCAGTACGGCCCCAAGCACCCGCGCATCATCGAGCTGCAGGCCCGGCTGAACGAGGCCAACTCCGCACTCGCCAGCGAGACGCGGCGCGAGATCGACGGCGTGCGCGAGGCGGCCAACGTCGCCATCGCCCAGGAGAACGCGCTGAAGGCGATGATCGCCCGGCTGGAGAGCAGCTACCAGACCATGACCGAGGAGGCGGTGCCGCTGCGCACGCTGGAGGCCGAGGCCCAGGCCAAGCGCCAGCTCCTCGACAGCCTGCTCGGCCGTCTGGAGGAGGTGCAGGCCCAGCAGGACAACCGCGCCTTCCCGACGGCGGTCAAGCTGGTCTCCGCCCCGCAGGTGCCGCGCAGCCCGTCGGGCCCGTTCCGCGCGCTGCTGCTGCTCGCCGGCTTCGTGGCGTCCTTCGCGGTGGCGATCTTCACGGTGTTCGGCGTCGAGCTGCTGCAGCGCCGCATCCGCACCCCGGACGCCGTGCGCCGCATCCTGGGCGTCGCCGGCGTGCACATCCTGCCGCACCATTCGACCCGCGGCGTCCACGGCCGGCTCTACGAGCTGTTCCAGCGCCATCCCTTCTCGCTGTTCAGCGAGTCCCTGCGCGCCCTGTTCCGCAACCATCTGGCCGATCTCGGCCCGGTCGGCTCGATCGCGGTGACCTCGGCCCGGCCGCAGGACGGCAAGACCTCGCTGAGCCTCGCCGTCGCCCAGGTGGCGAGCCAGGCGGGCCGCCGGGTGGTGGTGGTCGACACCGACTTCCGCCGGTCGCGGATCGACGGGCTGTTCAACCTGTCGGCCAAGCGCGGCCTGTCGGACTGGATCGCCGGCGAGGCGGCCCTGGACGAGATCGTCCACAGCGCCGACGACGTGCCGTTCGACGTGGTGCCGGCCGGCCGGCTGATGTCGGAGACGCTGGACCGCTTCAACGTCGACTGCCTCGTCCATCTGATGGCCGGCCTGTCGCCGCGCTACGACCTGGTGGTGTTCGACACCGCCCCGGCGCTGGCCGTGTCGGACGCCCGCATCGTCTGCGCCGCCGCCTCCAGGGTGCTGTTCGTCACCCGCTGGGGCCACACCACGGCGAGCGACCTGCAGGCGGTCGCCGACCTCGGCCCGATCGACCACGAGAAGTTCGTGTGCGTGATGACCGACGTGAACCTGAAGAAGGCGGCCTCGCGCGGCTACCAGGGGCCCTACAGCAGCTATGTCGCCACCCGGAAATACTACGGCGGCAACCGTACGCTGCGGGCGACCTCGTGA
- a CDS encoding endo-1,4-beta-xylanase, with protein sequence MTGVPLSRRAALLGAAGAAVLGTCRAASGPAPAEAASRPAEPAVTLREMCRKAGILHGAARDHYVDPEDPMLDRLMARECDVVTPENGGKWVLFQNREGRFDWSRFDAAVNLARDIGAKPNWHTILWQHMGTPDYMKLPKARQAELGIGEDAYFSPDGTLGPENYWQRFTDAVARVKERYGDIFYRIDVANEMFFWETVESHPEEQDRFGFRKGMWWVAAGGDKGPEWLDPFFHHVRKVFPSARLVLNEFGVELDEGWEQRKRAYLLDWLTGAVQRGVPIDGLGLQSHLIGGRPYDSAGMRSFLRAVDRLGLPIHVTELDADETRLPRSWSREEKDRRLALMVGEYLKDLLGHARVAEICWWHLRSDLNFISKMHPQMKPQPSPYDARSRPTPMYEAAVQALRAKTRAG encoded by the coding sequence GTGACGGGCGTGCCCCTGTCCAGGCGGGCGGCACTGCTGGGGGCGGCGGGCGCCGCCGTCCTCGGCACCTGCCGGGCGGCGAGCGGACCGGCCCCCGCCGAAGCCGCGAGCCGCCCGGCCGAGCCGGCGGTGACCCTGCGCGAGATGTGCCGCAAGGCCGGCATCCTCCACGGCGCCGCCCGCGACCATTACGTCGATCCCGAGGATCCGATGCTGGACCGGCTGATGGCGCGCGAATGCGACGTCGTCACCCCGGAGAACGGCGGCAAATGGGTCCTCTTCCAGAACCGCGAGGGCCGGTTCGACTGGAGCCGGTTCGACGCGGCAGTCAATCTGGCGCGCGACATCGGTGCGAAGCCCAACTGGCACACCATCCTGTGGCAGCACATGGGCACGCCCGACTACATGAAGCTGCCCAAGGCCCGGCAGGCGGAGCTGGGCATCGGCGAGGACGCCTATTTCTCGCCGGACGGCACGCTCGGGCCGGAGAACTACTGGCAGCGCTTCACCGACGCGGTGGCGCGGGTGAAGGAGCGCTACGGCGACATCTTCTACCGCATCGACGTCGCCAACGAGATGTTCTTCTGGGAAACGGTGGAGAGCCATCCCGAGGAGCAGGACCGCTTCGGCTTCCGCAAGGGCATGTGGTGGGTCGCGGCCGGCGGGGACAAGGGGCCGGAATGGCTCGACCCCTTCTTCCACCATGTCCGCAAGGTCTTCCCCAGCGCCAGGCTGGTGCTGAACGAGTTCGGCGTCGAGCTGGACGAGGGGTGGGAGCAGCGCAAGCGCGCCTATCTGCTGGACTGGCTGACCGGGGCGGTGCAGCGCGGCGTGCCGATCGACGGGCTGGGGCTGCAGAGCCACCTGATCGGCGGCCGGCCTTACGACAGCGCCGGCATGCGCAGCTTCCTGCGGGCGGTCGACCGGCTGGGCCTGCCGATCCACGTCACCGAGCTCGACGCCGACGAGACGCGCCTGCCGCGTTCCTGGTCGCGGGAGGAGAAGGACCGGCGGCTGGCGCTGATGGTCGGCGAGTACCTGAAGGACCTGCTGGGCCATGCCCGGGTCGCCGAGATCTGCTGGTGGCACCTGCGCTCCGACCTGAACTTCATTTCGAAGATGCACCCGCAGATGAAGCCGCAGCCGTCGCCCTACGACGCGCGGTCGCGCCCGACGCCGATGTACGAGGCGGCGGTGCAGGCCCTGCGGGCGAAGACGCGGGCGGGGTAA
- a CDS encoding class I SAM-dependent methyltransferase, whose translation MKSLTADELVARYRRKFHLAPGYPLNESMVQQHWELERRLARELLDSRKEERWDVFERCYTALYSACPWLNEAEQDASERNEDLDFRHFLDLLGGPKEVYEVGSGKARLLTYLARHGYKCVATEVTRERGERWTDERTNITWRCCDGVNLARFEPRDHYGAVVSTHVIEHFHPDDVPTHLENVYAILKPGGRYVFAMPHKLAGPADLSEVFGLEEPVCMHLREYDYREISAMLKAAGFTGLEAAYVAPMALRRYLPIRFSGRGYLAYVTAVETFLGSLPLTMRRKLSKLGQLYLFRPELFMIAHKPG comes from the coding sequence GTGAAAAGCCTTACCGCCGACGAACTGGTCGCACGCTACCGCCGGAAGTTCCATCTGGCGCCCGGCTACCCGCTGAACGAGAGCATGGTGCAGCAGCACTGGGAGTTGGAGCGCCGGCTGGCGCGCGAGCTTCTCGACTCCCGCAAGGAGGAGCGCTGGGACGTGTTCGAGCGCTGCTACACCGCCCTCTACAGCGCCTGCCCCTGGCTGAACGAGGCCGAGCAGGACGCGTCCGAGCGCAACGAGGACCTGGATTTCCGCCACTTCCTCGACCTGCTGGGCGGACCGAAGGAGGTCTACGAGGTCGGCTCGGGCAAGGCGCGGCTGCTGACCTACCTCGCCCGCCACGGCTACAAATGCGTCGCCACCGAGGTGACGCGGGAGCGCGGCGAGCGCTGGACCGACGAGCGCACCAACATCACCTGGCGCTGCTGCGACGGCGTCAACCTCGCCCGGTTCGAGCCGCGCGACCATTACGGCGCGGTGGTCTCCACCCACGTCATCGAGCATTTCCATCCCGACGACGTGCCGACCCACCTGGAGAACGTTTACGCCATCCTGAAGCCGGGCGGCCGCTACGTCTTCGCCATGCCGCACAAGCTCGCCGGGCCGGCCGACCTGTCGGAGGTCTTCGGGCTGGAGGAGCCGGTGTGCATGCACCTGCGCGAGTACGACTACCGCGAGATCTCCGCCATGCTGAAGGCGGCCGGCTTCACCGGTCTGGAGGCGGCCTACGTCGCCCCGATGGCCCTGCGGCGCTATCTGCCGATCCGCTTCTCCGGCCGCGGCTACCTCGCCTACGTAACCGCGGTGGAGACATTTTTGGGATCGCTTCCGTTAACCATGCGTCGCAAGCTTTCCAAGCTCGGCCAGCTTTACCTGTTCCGCCCCGAGCTGTTCATGATCGCGCACAAGCCAGGCTGA